Genomic segment of Mytilus edulis chromosome 12, xbMytEdul2.2, whole genome shotgun sequence:
AGTAAAACTGTGGATATTGTCGGATCTATCCTTAAAGATTCAATGTCAAGTCAGAAAAGACTGGAAAAGTTAACAGGAGACATATCTAAAAATAAACCAAGTAGTATTAGTAGAGAGGCACCATACAGGGAAATATTGTTTGACAAAGACCAACAACATCAACATAATTTGATGGCATTGGCCTCAGCTAGTCCATTTGCTCCTAATAGTCAAAGTACATGGAAATTACTGAATTTGTACGATAGTCAGTACATTTCACATTTAAGTAAGGATAAAAATCAGATTTCATGTCCAACTAATGACAAGGAACATGATCATGTGACAGGAAGTCAGCAGAAAAGTCCAGTATCCTTACCTCTGATATCTAAGAGCTGTCATCTCTTGCCATCAATCAGAAGGATAAAGGATGGAAAGAAAGATCGACCAAGGAAGAGTGTTTCATCACCATTGTTGGCTTCAGAGAAAGCTAAATACAAAGTCAAATGTCAGGATTTGAAACTGACATTTTATAAAATCAAGGAAAAGAGACAGAAATCCAAAGATCCCAGTGGTCAGCACCGCAGTGGTCAACATGGTCCGCACTTTCATAAAACAGATTTGAGCAAAGCTTTGAATAAAGAGAAGACAGTAGAAAACATGAGTCAGGCAGAGGATCAGATAGGGGTTCAGGAAGAGATAATCTCAGACCACAACAGTAAACCATGCAAGAAATCTAGTAAGGTTGTAAGGGCAAGAACGTCCACTGATTTGGCCGGGAAGGAAAATAATATTGATCACCAAAACAATGGAAAAATAAAGCCAAGTAAAGTGAAGAAAAGGATTTCAAACAAAAAGAGTGGtaaaatacaacaaaacaataaaactacTGATAAAGGTATTACCAAAGCTTCACATTGTTCAACCACTAGGAAAGATGTCTGTAGAGGAAAGCAAAAGGACAATATGTCAaaagaaaatgagaaaataattaCAGAATGTCACAACAGAGAAAGACCCAAGAAGAAGGTAGATAATGTAAATCCATTACCTGAAGATGACCTCCAGCATATTGATTGGTCATTGCAGGGATCTGTGTTTGTTCTAGATAATGACCTTGGGGAAGGAAATCAACATGTCCTACGCAGAAGCTTAAGGTCAATTCTAACTCCAAACAAACCTAAAATACAGATCAGCAGTGACGATGATAAAGAAATCAATGACGATGATGAGAAACAGCTGAAAACTACTAAGAAGGGAAAAAAGAGGAGaacaaaaactaaattaaaaCTAACAAGACCTGTTGTTTATGATGAAAGCAGTGGAGATAGTCTGTATAATCCACAGCTGAGATCTACAGGTAAAGAAGATATTTTAGTTCCAGCATCAATGCTTAAAAACTCCTCAGATAGTTCAGAGGATGTGACGTCACCCAAAACAGATCTTGATGGTACCAGTTCTGATGAACTTCCAGATCTAGGAGTATCAGAAGACAATCATGAACTTATCTCTGTTACTACTGGGAGCAGCATGGAAAGTTTGGGTGACTCACCGGAGTCGAGTGTTAGTAGTGGCAGTCTGGAAACCAGTCATGGAGCAGATAGACAAAGAATCAATCACAACAAAGCAGAGAAGTTGGGAAAGAAACCAGAACAGAAATCCAAAGCAAAAgggaaaaagaagaaaataccAGTGAAAGCAGAATCTGGTGTAACTGATGAAAAGAAGGTTCCTGACAGAGATAGAGATATTCTCAAAGTCAATTACATGGATAAAGTTATACAGGAACAGCAGAGAATactggacattatcaaaaataagTCTCCATTGACAAAGAGAAGAGGTGGGTCACAGAGACATCAAAACAAGGATTCACAGAATGGGGATACATTAAGGGGACAGGCTGGAACCCGTATTCAAATCATGAGACTGAGGAGTAATAACAATTTGCTTGATGAAAACAATAATGATACCAACATAGAAAGTAGAAACTATAATACAAGTCGAACTGTGAGTGACTCTTCAGTTCATGAGACTAAAAGCATGAGTCCAAAGAATTCCTCCAATAAAGAAATCACAAGTGGAATCCATCTGACTGATTATTTAACTGAGGCTGGTGAGAATCTTTGGCATGACAAAGAAGGCTGTGATAATGGGACAGAGAATTTGGATAATAAGAACTTGTTTTCTGATGAAAGTCACACATACCTTTCTATAATAAATGACAAAAGTCAAAAATCCTTGACAGGTAACAATCAAACACATCTTTCAGAATCTGTAGAAACAGGAATTTCTGAAGGCAATTCAGATATTTGTATCAACATTCAGGATGCCAACCAAGATATAATATACATCATTAGTGATGAATCAGATGGGGAGTGTTCTATGTTGCTTGTCTCTCAGGATGACGTTGAAAATATCACAAGTAATCAGCTGATTCAGGACAGAAATATATTTGATTGGGCAAATGTGGAGTTGTTAGGAGGAACTTTGAAAACTGCTGATACTAATGGTTGTCTTGAAAATACAAGCAATAACTCAAGTCCAATTTATGTCCATCAACACAACATTCAGCTTGAAGATGGAAGTTGGTTACCTAATGGCTTTGTTAAAACAGAATATGAAGATAATTCTTGTCCAGATATTGACCATGAGGTCACTCTGCCTCATACAGTAGATTATACTGACCAAAGAGATGACCAAGGACATGAAGATATTTCTTACTCGGAAACATGTATTAACAAcctagaagaagaagaagaaaagacaTTGGTATACACAGAGAATGTTGACAATTTTTATGAGTCTTACTCAGAGGAAGATGTTACATTGACTGTACATGTGGAAAACAACGAGAACAAGAAATCAGACATTGATACACTTAATGTTTGTCGATCTCAAAGTAGATTTACTGATGGGACAAATGTGTATGAAGGAGACTTGAAGACAGTGTCGAATGTAACAATACCAGCCATTGGTACAAAAAGCAGTGTGTCAAATGAAACAGACTCTCTCATTGGTGGAGAAAGTAGTACAACAAATGTGACAGAGTCTCTGGTTAGTGGAGATTCCAGTTTGCCAGACCTATCTTTAAGTGCTTTTGATGTTGTCAGCAATACATCAAATGTAACAACATCAATAATTGGTGGAAATCTTGCCTTACCTGATATTACATCTGTTATCATTGGTGCAGGAGATAGTTTGTCAGGTAGTACAGATTCAAACATTGATGTAACCATACCAGACCTAAGCAAAACTGAGATATTGCAGAGTGATTCAGATTTCACTGTTTCATCAGTAGACAGTGGAGAGGTTATAAATGAGAATGATAAGAAGATTACCATGTCATTAGatgacaacaacaacaaacatattGTGGTGGATACCAATGGAATCAGGTAGGATGTCAAATGATGTCTTGTATACATGTGACAATAGAATTGCATAGAAGCAAGACATAGTTTGTTATTTTTTCACTCTTGTCTTCATCTTCAACAatcagtgttaagttttgtgATTGAACCCATTTCATCTTAAGTTTTTATGATACATAGTCATACCTACTGCAAACAAAGTTTGGGACATAGAAATCTGGTCTATCTTTCTGTCCCTTTGCCTGAAATCACTTCCAAGTTGTCTGTCATTTAATCTGTTTTTGGAATTTTTGCCAAAGCTggtatacaatataaataagaagatgtagtttaggtgccaataagaaaactctctatccaagtcacaatgtataaaaagtttgCCTATAGAAGCCTATGCAAAATATGTTTGTTGTTGTACATTTAAATTTGTAGTTTACCAATACACAAAAACTGAtatcccatgaaaataaatgactttACAGTACTTATTCTGTTTTGATGATATATGTAGTAATTCAGTTGTGCTTTGTTTTTCAGACACTTACCAGATTATGAAAAGTCTGGCGAGACTAATAGTGGACTGATATTCTATGATAGTTGGACCATTCCATATGTCCTTGTCAATGGATACAAGTACACCATATCAAGAGATGTCCTACCTCTGGTTAGTAAACAATGTCAACCGAAATGTCAGATCCCCAAGAATGTGATGAAGAGGTACCCAGGAATACTGAGGACTTTCTGTACCTGGGAACAGGTCAGAGCttatgcattagaatagaaatgtttttatatgaaattgtgtATTTTCAAATTGTCAAAGTTGACAAGATGAACagatatttgtatatataaaatgcaagcattaaaaaaagaaatgttcatATAAATATAACACACATATGCTTCAgaaaatcaatatattcaaaacaGATGAAAGAATAAACTGAACAAAGTAGATTATGACTGCTAAATTGGATCTAATTGACCACAAATTCTGAAACTACCAAATAATTTTGATAAACGCTTAGTCATATAAAGTTTCAGTAAACTTTTGACAGGGCATATTTAAAAGTAATTAGGAGATGTGAAATGATTGACTATGAAATTACTTTCTACCCAAGACCAAAGGATGTGGATTAtgtcaactataggtcacctttaAAGGGCAACTGTCAGCAAGCCTAACAACTATTCAATCGCATGGGAGACAACCCTGGGATGAGATTTAATTGTGAAACTTCCTGGAGTTGAAAGACCATAGTTTATCTGTTTATGACTATTTTCCTTGGCAATGACAATGACATAGGCTTATCATTATCATTGTGTTCTCACTCAAGAAAAACAATTCTAAGTTGAGTACcaattaaaaaatatcacaataaaAGATCAAAGCAGAATTTAAGAAAACAGCAATAAATGGtgaatataattataaacaatttGTCTAACGAtgtaaattttcaatatttacaaaaacatgaAGTTGTGATAAAATTGCAAATTAGACAGCTATCCACAacataaagtggatgtaagcaatagatgacagccttcaacaatgagcaaaacctgtTACAAAAGGCCCTAACATGAAAAaacgtgaaacaattcaaataaggaAAGGGGCAACCGGATTcaaggtataaaaaaaataacaaagaagtACCACTACATTagacatcaacaaacaacaaccaaatGAATACCAGGCTCTTCACTAGGGATAggcacatcaacaaacaacaaccaatgaatACCAGGCTCCTCACTAGGGATAggcacatcaacaaacaacaaccaataaataccaggctcctcacttgggataggcacatcaACAATCAACAACCAATGAATACCAGGCTCCTCACTTGGGCTAggcacatcaacaaacaacaaccaatgaataccaggctcctcacttgggataggcacatcaacaaacaacaaccaatgaataccaggctcctcacttgggataggcacatcaacaaacaacaaccaatgaataccaggctcctcacttgggataggcacatcaacaaacaacaaccaatgaataccaggctcctcacttgggataggcacatcaacaaacaacaaccaatgaatACCAAGCTCCtcacttgggataggcacatcaacaaacaacaaccaatgaataccaggctcctcacttgggataggcacatcaacaaacaacaaccaatgaataccaggctcctcacttgggataggcacatcaacaaacaacaaccaatgaataccaggctcctcacttgggataggcacatcaacaaacaacaaccaatgaataccaggctcctcacttgggataggcacatcaacaaacaacaaccaatgaataccaggctcctcacttgggataggcacatcaacaaacaacaaccaatgaataccaggctcctcacttgggataggcacatcaacaaacaacaaccaatgaataccaggctcctcacttgggataggcacatcaacaaacaacaaccaatgaatACTAGGCTCCTCACTTGAGCTAggcacatcaacaaacaacaaccaaatGAATACCCGGCTCCTCACTTGGGCTAggcacatcaacaaacaacaagaAATGAATACCAGGCTCCTCACTTGGGCTAggcacatcaacaaacaacaaccaatgaataccaggctcctcacttgggctaggcacatcaacaaacaacaaccaatgaatACCAAGCTCCTCACTAGGGATTggcacatcaacaaacaacaaccaatgaataccaggctcctcacttgggataggcacatcaacaaacaacaaccaatgaataccaggctcctcacttgggctaggcacatcaacaaacaacaaccaatgaataccaggctcctcacttgggctaggcacatcaacaaacaacaaccaatgaataccaggctcctcacttgggctaggcacatcaacaaacaacaaccaatgaataccaggctcctcacttgggctaggcacatcaacaaacaacaaccaatgaatACTAGGCTCCTCACTTGAGCTAggcacatcaacaaacaacaaccaaatGAATACCCGGCTCCtcacttgggataggcacatcaacaaacaacaaccaatgaataccaggctcctcacttgggctaggcacatcaacaaacaacaaccaataaATTCCAGGCTCCTcgcttgggataggcacataaaGTGGCTTTTGCTTtgaaaaaacataatattttttttttattatattcaggTGTTTCAGATAGATCAGCTGATTTGTAGTTCAAAAAGAGGTCCTGTACGCACTGGAGAACTGATGTTGAGGTTTGATATGTTTGTAACTAAGATAGCAGACATCAGAGCCACCATCACAGACAAACACAGGAATACAAAGCTTAAAAATAGTCAACTTTGTCATTACTAAACATTATACTATGTACAAAGAAAAGTTAACAATATTCTCTCTAAATTGTGAAggaaatatgttgatatattaTGACATTTGAGAAGCACAGATAAACAAATTTTGGGAGAATAttgtgaaaaaacattttttgtaaatattgattgGTCTGTGTATTGTACATGTtatgcatttatttattattgtcaatGAAAGAGTAACttatttattactgttaatgtctgAGTGACTAATTTACTATTGGTAACGAAGGAGTGActtatttattattgttaatgAAAGAGTGGCTTATTTATTATTGTTAACGAAAGAGTGACTTATTTATTATTGTTAACGAAAGAGTGGCTTATTTATTATTGTTAACGAAAGAGTGACTTATTTATTATTGTTAACGAAAGAGTGACTTATTTATTATTGTTAACGAAAGAGTGACTTATTTATTATTGTTAACGAAAGAGTGACTTATTTATTATTGTTAACGAAAGAGTGACTTATTTATTATTGTTAACGAAAGAGTGACTTATTTATTATTGTTAACGAAAGAGTGACTTATTTATTATTGTTAACGAAAGAGTGGCTTATTTATTATTGTTAACGAAAGAGTGACTTATTTATTATTGTTAACGAAAGAGTGACTTATTTATTATTGTTAACGAAAGAGTGACTTATTTATTATTGTTAACGAAAGAGTGACTTATTTATTATTGTTAACGAAAGAGTGACTTATTTATTATTGTTAACGAAAGAGGGACttatttgttattgtttattataaaaattggTTTCCTGAACTTgtaaagtttttgtttgtttactgcTGAACTGTGATATTGCTTGTTATCTTTTATGAATtgatttttattctatttaacatgtttaaccaaaacTGTTACAAACTGTATTATATCGACATAAAAAGAAAAGTTTCATTGAGTTGTAGTTTTATTGTTAAGCCTGCGAATTCtgtcgcagaaagctcaacatagggatagtgatcccgCGGTGGCTACGGTGGCAGCGTTAGccaacttcttaaaagctttatattttagaaggtggaagacctggatgcttcatactttgtatatggatgcctttTATTAGGAAGTTGCCGTCTGTCATATgcccattgtccttgacctcattttcatggttcagttaccacttgaaaaaaaaaataaccatatttaatatatgcgtaccttgcaaggtcctcatacccACCAGAcgtttttatttgaccttgacctcattttatggatcagtaaacaaggttaagttttggtgatcaagtctatatatcagatactataaaTATAGGTCTGCTTTATTTGgtgaatggaatgattgtaagaagGGGTGGTTCTCtctaatactatatgcattaGGTCtgttatatttggtgtatggaaatattttataaggTACAGTCTCATAagttttatttgactttgacctaATTTTCACAGTTTTTTGCACAGTGTTcagtttttgtgatttggtctatttttctcaaactataagcaataggtcaactatatttgttttatagaatgattgtaaggtgtatatgtctgtctggaaggtatcatctgaccttgaccttatttttattgtCCGTTGGTTTATGTTGTAATATGGTTTGTTTCTTAGATGTTATTTGCATAGGCTAaatgtatttggtgtatggtatCATTGTAAGATGTACACATCTTCTGCCAGGTTCgcctgaccttgacctgatttacAAGGATCATTGatattattgtttatgtgatgcttGCAGttaatatgtaggactctaaaagTGCGATGGTCACAATAAAGTGTGATGGTATATGCTAAAGTGAGATGGTGTttcacgctaaagtacgatggaataacacgctaaagtgtgatggaACAATGGAGTTAGCTTCCATGGTTTGCAAAATTTAATAcatggatattaaaaaaaacaagtctTTTTGCAAAACTTATGCTAAAGTATGACATAACAtatcttttggagagttgtctcattggcaaccataccacatcttctttatttatatttatgatttacTGGTAGGCTTATgtgattgtttctaaatttaaaagactgaccacgtaataattgctaaaaatgtaatttagatgtcacaaaataatatattttctgtaaatgattttttaataattcGGAGGTATTGGAtattaatgtacatgtagattGCCTTTCACAcagtttttttaaaaatataaatgtaaacacCTCCCCGTACAGCCAAAATTAGGTCATTGTTGGAATAAGTAAAATGTATTTGGGTCACTCTGAGCTATTAGTCAATTATACTGGGACAATCCAAGAATTGTTCAACTTTGAAGTTGTgctttgttatttgaaaattatgGAAGATTAACATCCCTTCTTTAcattttaatcattaaaaaaatagttttctacATTTTTGGGGGTTAAAAGTGACAAAATATTGATATACTACATCGGTAGCAGACATCACTATGTCAATGAATAGaaggttttatttttcaatattttgttatttatactGTTCTAATTAATTAATTGTGCACTGCATTTCCATGTTACCTGAGGGTTCCAACTAGCATTGAGATTTTCCTGGCAAAGTATTAacatcataaacatgtatgtgtTGTTTTAAAAGGGAAGACAGGATACAGACAAGGCTATTcccatatatgatattttttataagatcAGTCACCAGTATGTATTCTACTGTGGCTCTGTAGGTTGtaatttaagggggctcgcgggtctaaatcgaaatttttatttaatataggacttcgctatatttttctataaatgaactttatcttatacttaaaagaaaaatgaaataaaaaactggggtcaccgttcatttacggtCACAATCTGCCagcgaaagaagcatacatttttgttaatgtccttt
This window contains:
- the LOC139499489 gene encoding serine-rich adhesin for platelets-like, translated to MNFTTRVISQNNDSFSKEEICLTSIDNFAAYISEPNNDGETIADNVKMVVSNSNSGKTGDHVRTRVPRNQTKPTCHRVIIQQSQDESKHITEHQSELEGVATQPGNGRQTKQLSELEGVVTQPGNGRQTELRDGEHTSIQNEENDVKTNNMEVNGIHSTSSIVSFNKSQETKNKRQSISQAEMHIQKMPVINEEGKQMAVWTDIKEIIFPSCSDSLCDIVLTVVKEILDYPQNEQNASPCTPKQQMAFLRNFRIVPCGTLLVNTKTIQEKIQTLKSMVRTRHITTEEVHSRECHYSKEHISHDSLLTPDQKVTSEFQKMKLEANNQFCWCVLPCGQEKEISKDEESDPIIYNGRYLIPAMKLGVRPYVSMSLVYPYFRQFYNFLFDLSRDHLIGTGSDITICLTPLEANCMSSYIARQQGWGANWHHITSRDLMIDWQKLCKHVKNPPSLSTESPDLSHNVAMVTPLQILYDTESDLPQYGRIKDSYYRSDKSWMNADNTGLQQQRKPANLSTPSTGHIIAMKNYVKILPKSELSPGPLQIQHSLSKNGNLEPSINRSAQVSNKDQKVDNVDPPRSSQSANQQQQITHVLGTFLGYRKDGKKIILLNQNTNDGSTTKGSKLLKNNKLQVIVANNSLSNTAAESTKSKQFIFITPQKIKTTEKTEQKTEQKTEQKTEQATEQTTEQTTEQTTEQTTLKETVVGTMVNVKEEKVPVTQNDTVQQNTKVKQETTVVLKPEQGKLVSGQTIENTTNEITGERSDEKHQYKNEAEKRHHKPTVGRNNSSEEYKTELNNTKKSQSICQQYPVESKVFSESDEGKPNEVEDQFDGLKVKCDMEQIDVIDQVSVIKSWVKNAGKDMIDKVSGLKGRVKHSNKDINGNIIVCPPRKANNSQKDYHDDTLFNKAEKIKDAHVIDSIHSKSLEQTKSKKTTVKNNLNLDLLEKSTKATNISNPVEANVFKQADLNSDKKHLTKNQSQKSFIDRNVKTTKRPVILPVAKAGFTNLSRNKQSIIGQRIIESKTVDIVGSILKDSMSSQKRLEKLTGDISKNKPSSISREAPYREILFDKDQQHQHNLMALASASPFAPNSQSTWKLLNLYDSQYISHLSKDKNQISCPTNDKEHDHVTGSQQKSPVSLPLISKSCHLLPSIRRIKDGKKDRPRKSVSSPLLASEKAKYKVKCQDLKLTFYKIKEKRQKSKDPSGQHRSGQHGPHFHKTDLSKALNKEKTVENMSQAEDQIGVQEEIISDHNSKPCKKSSKVVRARTSTDLAGKENNIDHQNNGKIKPSKVKKRISNKKSGKIQQNNKTTDKGITKASHCSTTRKDVCRGKQKDNMSKENEKIITECHNRERPKKKVDNVNPLPEDDLQHIDWSLQGSVFVLDNDLGEGNQHVLRRSLRSILTPNKPKIQISSDDDKEINDDDEKQLKTTKKGKKRRTKTKLKLTRPVVYDESSGDSLYNPQLRSTGKEDILVPASMLKNSSDSSEDVTSPKTDLDGTSSDELPDLGVSEDNHELISVTTGSSMESLGDSPESSVSSGSLETSHGADRQRINHNKAEKLGKKPEQKSKAKGKKKKIPVKAESGVTDEKKVPDRDRDILKVNYMDKVIQEQQRILDIIKNKSPLTKRRGGSQRHQNKDSQNGDTLRGQAGTRIQIMRLRSNNNLLDENNNDTNIESRNYNTSRTVSDSSVHETKSMSPKNSSNKEITSGIHLTDYLTEAGENLWHDKEGCDNGTENLDNKNLFSDESHTYLSIINDKSQKSLTGNNQTHLSESVETGISEGNSDICINIQDANQDIIYIISDESDGECSMLLVSQDDVENITSNQLIQDRNIFDWANVELLGGTLKTADTNGCLENTSNNSSPIYVHQHNIQLEDGSWLPNGFVKTEYEDNSCPDIDHEVTLPHTVDYTDQRDDQGHEDISYSETCINNLEEEEEKTLVYTENVDNFYESYSEEDVTLTVHVENNENKKSDIDTLNVCRSQSRFTDGTNVYEGDLKTVSNVTIPAIGTKSSVSNETDSLIGGESSTTNVTESLVSGDSSLPDLSLSAFDVVSNTSNVTTSIIGGNLALPDITSVIIGAGDSLSGSTDSNIDVTIPDLSKTEILQSDSDFTVSSVDSGEVINENDKKITMSLDDNNNKHIVVDTNGIRHLPDYEKSGETNSGLIFYDSWTIPYVLVNGYKYTISRDVLPLVSKQCQPKCQIPKNVMKRYPGILRTFCTWEQVFQIDQLICSSKRGPVRTGELMLRFDMFVTKIADIRATITDKHRNTKLKNSQLCHY